TGGATCGGAGCGAGCGCGACGACCATTTGGGTCGTGCTGCAGTTGGGGCTCGCGATGATGCCTTGGTGGTTGTTGACCGCGTCGGGGTTCACTTCCGGGATAACGAGCGGAACGCTTGGGTCCATTCGCCAGTACGCACTTTCGTCAACCACGACTGCACCGGCGTCGACTGCCCACTTTGCAAACTCCGCAGACACTTCGTCAGGCGTGCTGGCGATGACAAGGTCAACGCCTTCAAAGGCCGTTGGTTCCAACAGTTCGACAGTGATTTCTTCGTCGCCAAAGCGCACCTTCGTGCCAGCACTTCGCGCCGAGGCGAGCAGTCGCAATTTCCGCATGGGGAATTTGCGGGCATGAAGCTGATCCAAGACGATTCGGCCCACCGCACCGGTGGCACCAACAAGAGCTACACAGTCAAACATGAAAGGACGGCAAAAGGGGATGGCATGATGTTCAAGGCATGCTCAGGTTGAACGCACGCCGAAGTCGATGGCATGCTGAGAAAAAAATCACCGGTCGAAAACCGGTGATCAAAAGCGACCGCTGCATTCTATGCAGCGGGAATCAAATTGGCGATCCGACCGAAATCGGGATCCGCGCCGGGTTGCCGGTCTCTCGGTTACCGGTCTCTCGGGTGCCGGATTCCCAGGTTGCCAGTCTTAGCGACGAGCCATGCGGCGAGCGATCGCTTCACGCGGCAGTGGGGTGATTTGGGCACCGCCACCGGTGTTGTGTAGCAGGTCGTCGCGGTTGGGTTTGCCGTCCGCGTCGTCGTACTTGACCAAGAAGGCTCCCACTTGGATCCCGTTTTCTTCGTAAACAGGAGGCCAGAACTCTTCGCCGCGGATCGCCAACGTTTTGGCAAGCAAGCGGGTCGCACGGCCCGAGAATCCGCTCAAGACCATGTCGAGGCGGCCGAGTGCTTCGCGGAATAGGTAGAACACCAATGCCGTATCCTTGCCGTTTTCGCCGGCGAATTCCCAGGTGCCATCGTCTTTTTCGTAATAGAAACCGGGGTGCGGAGCGTCTTCGTTCTTGCTTAATCGCATTCCCGCGGATGCTCCGTCTGGCTTCGGATCGTTATCACGGTACCGCAAGAAGAACGGGCAAGACCGAGCTGAAACGTCATCGACGTCATCTTCAGTAACAAACGGAGTGCAGCCAAATGCTTCAGAGAACAGCAATTCGACCGTTGGGTTGCTCTTCACGCTGCCGATGCACACGATTCCGCGATCGCCAGTGGCGTTTTCGAAGCCATCAAAGACTTCGGTGGCTCGTGCTCGGGCGTCTTCGAGCGTGACTTGACCAGGGCTCCAGACCAGAGATTGCTGGATGCGGTCAGGCATCGGGACTTCAGCCGATCGAGCCGTTGGGTCCTGGGCGGTGGTTTCGGCGAGGTATTTGGCAACACCACCAAGGGTGGAAATTCCGTTTAACAACTCTCCAACGAGTACCGAGTCACTGGCCACAACCATGGCATTTTCAGGCGAGGCTTCGCCTTCGCCTTGGCGGACGCCGACAACAATTTCGATGTCGCTGCGGCGGGCAAGTAGTTCCCAGAAGTTCTCTGCGTTGATCGCAAACAAGGCACCCGGCAGCTCTTCCGCCGTGGCATGTCCTTGGTCGATCAGGTAGTCGCAAAGACGCGAAAGGGCGTCCAAAGGAATGTATTTTGCTTCGTTTTTAAGCAAAGATGCAACCTGGTGACGGTCCAGTCCCGTATGTTCAACGATCGCCTTGATCGTTCCGGGGCGTTTGCGGCGATCAGGGGTATGGCCAAGAATCTCTGCGAGCCGGAAGGCGTATCTCATGGTGAACTATTTCACAAGTTTGGAAGAGGGTTGTATAGAGAAGCGTTGTAGTCTCGCCTGTGATTCAAAACCGGATGTCAAAAATCACACCACTAGCGTTCAAGGTATCTTGCACCAACATACTCAAAAGTGGAAGTCGTCTGTGGAAAATGAACGTTCAGCCTAGTCTAGCGGGTGATGAATCCCTTTAGTCGGAAGAAGCGGTTGATTTTCCCCCGATTCTGATAATTTGTCTGTAAGCCAAGGTGAGTTTGTCCCCTCTAAAGGTTCCCCGCCGCTAAAATAACACGTGGGTCGACCGCCGGTTGTTCACCTCTAATCCTCCTAACCGGTAATCCTCTTAACCGGGCAAACTAACTCTGCAACCAGGTTTGTGGGTTGGTGACGTTCACGTCATCTGTCGACGATCAAAAAGGGAGTTCACTTGAACCAAGCCACCGCTTCGGCAACCCGCCAGCGAAAAGACGTCGCTCAACCCAATGCCGTCCGTACGGACTCGGTCGATCAGTTCGTGAACCAGCGGATTGGTGACGCGCAGTCCGCACTGTGGAAGGCGGAGTGTGTCCGGCGAGGGCTGGCGTTGTTGATCGCCCTGTTGGGCGGTTTGTTGGTTTGGTGGATCGTCGACCAATGGGTATGGTCACCCGGCGTTGCGGGGCGTTCGATCTTGGTCCTGGTAGGGCTGGTGGCGGTGGCTTACTACGCTGTCGCCCGGTTATGGCCAGTCCTGCATTTGCGAATTCGGGCGGATTACGCGGCCCGAGCTTTGGAGCGGGATCATCCGGAACTTGGCCACGCGCTATCCAGTTACGTCAGCCTAAAAGAACAGACTGTTCCCTCCAAAGGGGATAAGCCAGGCCTACAAGCTCGGGTTTTACAAACGATTGGGGCAGAGGCAGCCGCGAAACTGCGCCGGATTGATGCGCCGCCAAGTGAGGCGACCGGTTTGACGGCGTGGTGGGCGACCACGATTGGGTTGATCGCTTTGTTGGCGATCTATTCCGCGGTGTCGCCCAAGTCGATCATGCAGTCCACCGAGCGGATCTTTCGACCGCTGGCGGTGCTCGAAGCACCTCGTCGTGTTCGGATCTCGGAAGTCGTGCCTGGGGATGCGGAATCGTTGGCCGGTCGCAAACTGACCTTTGCCGCGACCGTGAAAGGACTCAACGATGATGAAGACGCCTATCTTGTTTGGGATAACGTCGATGCCATGAAGTCGGCAGGCGATGAATCCGGCCGGGTGGCGTTGAGATCGGCTGAGCCGGATCCCAGCATGATGAACGAGGATCGGTTTGCCGCGTTGGTGCGAATTCCTCATCACGCCCATGGTGTTCAGCGATATCGAATTGTCGCTGGCGATGCATCCGCTGGACCGTTTGAATTGTCCATCCGCGACACGCCCGTCGTGCAAGTTACCAGCGTTCATTATCAGCCGCCCGCCTACACTGGCCAAAAAACGCATACCCGCCGCAACGGATCGATCTCGGCCGTCGACGGAACTCGCGTGCGGATCGTTGCCGATGTGAACCGGCCGATCACTCGCGCCACCATCGAACTGAATCCCAAACTTGTCGGCCAGGAAATTCGTGCCACTGCCGGAGCCAGCGAGCTGAAGGTCTCCGCGGATGGGCGGCAACTGGAACACAGTTTCGTGCTGCGGCATCGAACCGGCAAAGGCACGATCGCACTTCAGGATTATCGCATTCGAGTTTGGGACGACGCCGAGCAAACGAATGCTGAACCGATCGTTTATCCGATCAAGATCATCGAAGACTTGCCACCCGAAATCGCGATCGTGGTGCCGCAGACATCCCCCAAGGACGTGCCAATCGACGCGGTTCAGTTGTTCGAAATCCATGCGGCCGATGTTGATTTCGGTTTATCGGAAATCGAAGTCGAGGTGCGACGCGGAATCGACCGGATAGCTCGCGCGACGGTCTGGAAGGCTTCCGATGTGCAAGTCGAGGGCGAGCCTTCCAAACCAGTTTTAGGGAAGCAAGTCGTCGAATACCGTTTTCGCCCTTCACGCATGATTACCGTTCGCGGCGGTCGATTGAACGTGGGCGACGAAGTGGAAGTGGTTGCGATCGCGGTCGATAATCGAAACGACGAAAGTGATCCCGCCATCGTGCCCGGCGTGACAACCACGGCACCGGTTCGCTTGCGAATCGTGGCCGGGGCCACAGCCGAGGAGCGTGTAAAGGAAGACCCGAAAGCTCCGTCACGAAAGGATCCCCGTTCGGCACCGCAGTCCAGCAACGGTCAGGGCGAACAGGGACAACAAGGTGGTGGTCAAGGCGGCGAAGCGTCCCAGTCGCAATCAGGTGACGCCGAGGGCGGCGAACCAGGGCAAGGCGGGAATCAGGGCGAAGGACAAAAAGGCGAAGGGGAACAAGGAGGTGGCCAGCAGGCCGAAGGCGAACAAAATGACGATGGGGAGGGTGAAGATGAGCAGAGTGACGGGGGGCAGAGCGAAGGCCAGCAAAGCAAATCGCAATCGGGCGAGCAAAGCGATTCTACTTCCAGTCCCCAAGCCGGAGACAGCGATTCCGAACCCGGGCAAGATGCGGGTGAGCAAGACCAAGGCAGTGACGGCACGGCCAGCGAAAACATGGGCAGTGAAAGCACGGGCAGTGATGGGGCGAGTTCCGGCGAAGGCTCCAGTTCAAACGATGGTTCGGCCGGCGGCGAGATGGAAGGATCCCAGCAAGCGGATCAAGCTGCCGGTGGCGACCAGGCCAATCAGCAGCAACGTCGCGGCGAAGGATCTGGCGCAACCGATGGTAACCAACAAGGTGACTCCAATCCGGCCCAGCCAGAAGGTTCGGGCGGAGATTCGGGAGACTCGAGTTCATCCGAGGGTGGTGGCAATCCAAGCGAGCCTCCGCAGGACGACGCCGAGGCATTTGAACGCATCAAGGAGTACCTCGAAAACCAACAAAATCAAGCAGGTCAGTCCGGCGAGCAAACGCCACCTCAAGGGGACAATTCCAGTGAAGGCAATGGCGGTGAAGGATCCGGTTCGGAAACACAGGATCCTGATCAGTCGAACATGAATGACCAAGGTCAGTCTGGGCAAGCCGGCGAGTCTGGTAGTGATTCGGACTCCGGTTCCGGCGAGCAGTCTGGAACTGGGGATCAACCCTCCAGCAGTGGCGAACAGGGAAGTGCCTCGGATCAAGAGCAAGGCGGTCAGCAGAGCGGTCAGCAGAGCGGTCAGCAGAGCGGCCAGCAGGGTGATCAACAAGGTGGCCAACAGGGCGGCGATGAACGTTCGGACTCTTCATCAGGAAGTGATTCTGGCGGCGATGATTCGTCCAGCGATGATTCGTCCGGTGACAGCAGCGAGTCCGGAAAAGGCGGTCAGCAAGAACAAGGTGACCGAAATGGCAAGGGTGACCCACCCAGCAACCCAGGCGACGAGTCATCAGGACAAGCGGATGATTCCAGCGAAACAGAAGGAGCCAGCGAGACGGGCCAGCCCAATCAAGACAGCAAAGCCGGCCAAGACAAACATGGCCAAGACAAGCAACCCGGCCAAGAATCTCAAGCCGGTCAAGAAAACGGGGACGCAGGGGATCAATCGGGCGGGCAGGGAAGCGAGTCGTCTTCCGAAGGTACACCGAAAGAATCGGGAGCTTCGGATGCGTCGGCGGGGGAGTCCGGTTCTTCTAGTTCCAATGCTGAATCATCCGACTCGGAACCGTCGCGTTCGAATTCTGATTCCAGTCAGTCTGCCGATTCATCGCGTGGTGGTGGAACTGGATCATCCGGTGGTGGCCAAGGTGCTGAAGGTGAAGCGGATGATCTGAAGTTGCCTGATCCGGTCGACTTGGATTACACCAAGAAAGCGACTGACTTGGTGCTCGATTACCTAAAAGAAACTCGTCAAAACCCCGACCCGGAATTGCTCGACCGTTTGAAGTGGT
The Neorhodopirellula lusitana DNA segment above includes these coding regions:
- a CDS encoding helix-turn-helix domain-containing protein — its product is MRYAFRLAEILGHTPDRRKRPGTIKAIVEHTGLDRHQVASLLKNEAKYIPLDALSRLCDYLIDQGHATAEELPGALFAINAENFWELLARRSDIEIVVGVRQGEGEASPENAMVVASDSVLVGELLNGISTLGGVAKYLAETTAQDPTARSAEVPMPDRIQQSLVWSPGQVTLEDARARATEVFDGFENATGDRGIVCIGSVKSNPTVELLFSEAFGCTPFVTEDDVDDVSARSCPFFLRYRDNDPKPDGASAGMRLSKNEDAPHPGFYYEKDDGTWEFAGENGKDTALVFYLFREALGRLDMVLSGFSGRATRLLAKTLAIRGEEFWPPVYEENGIQVGAFLVKYDDADGKPNRDDLLHNTGGGAQITPLPREAIARRMARR
- a CDS encoding circumsporozoite protein-membrane associated protein, with amino-acid sequence MNQATASATRQRKDVAQPNAVRTDSVDQFVNQRIGDAQSALWKAECVRRGLALLIALLGGLLVWWIVDQWVWSPGVAGRSILVLVGLVAVAYYAVARLWPVLHLRIRADYAARALERDHPELGHALSSYVSLKEQTVPSKGDKPGLQARVLQTIGAEAAAKLRRIDAPPSEATGLTAWWATTIGLIALLAIYSAVSPKSIMQSTERIFRPLAVLEAPRRVRISEVVPGDAESLAGRKLTFAATVKGLNDDEDAYLVWDNVDAMKSAGDESGRVALRSAEPDPSMMNEDRFAALVRIPHHAHGVQRYRIVAGDASAGPFELSIRDTPVVQVTSVHYQPPAYTGQKTHTRRNGSISAVDGTRVRIVADVNRPITRATIELNPKLVGQEIRATAGASELKVSADGRQLEHSFVLRHRTGKGTIALQDYRIRVWDDAEQTNAEPIVYPIKIIEDLPPEIAIVVPQTSPKDVPIDAVQLFEIHAADVDFGLSEIEVEVRRGIDRIARATVWKASDVQVEGEPSKPVLGKQVVEYRFRPSRMITVRGGRLNVGDEVEVVAIAVDNRNDESDPAIVPGVTTTAPVRLRIVAGATAEERVKEDPKAPSRKDPRSAPQSSNGQGEQGQQGGGQGGEASQSQSGDAEGGEPGQGGNQGEGQKGEGEQGGGQQAEGEQNDDGEGEDEQSDGGQSEGQQSKSQSGEQSDSTSSPQAGDSDSEPGQDAGEQDQGSDGTASENMGSESTGSDGASSGEGSSSNDGSAGGEMEGSQQADQAAGGDQANQQQRRGEGSGATDGNQQGDSNPAQPEGSGGDSGDSSSSEGGGNPSEPPQDDAEAFERIKEYLENQQNQAGQSGEQTPPQGDNSSEGNGGEGSGSETQDPDQSNMNDQGQSGQAGESGSDSDSGSGEQSGTGDQPSSSGEQGSASDQEQGGQQSGQQSGQQSGQQGDQQGGQQGGDERSDSSSGSDSGGDDSSSDDSSGDSSESGKGGQQEQGDRNGKGDPPSNPGDESSGQADDSSETEGASETGQPNQDSKAGQDKHGQDKQPGQESQAGQENGDAGDQSGGQGSESSSEGTPKESGASDASAGESGSSSSNAESSDSEPSRSNSDSSQSADSSRGGGTGSSGGGQGAEGEADDLKLPDPVDLDYTKKATDLVLDYLKETRQNPDPELLDRLKWSEQDLKRFQDRWKGLQPNEPSGNSDLPLSDDMRDALRSLGMRQPGTTQSSQRDSSDAIRGLRDSGNRRQAPPAIRDAFEAFRRGLATP